In bacterium, a single window of DNA contains:
- a CDS encoding ABC transporter permease: LDIAEGIGFTGIIIALVARLHPLGVIVAAILFGALVNGSTAMQYETGIPKALVFVIEGTTLALVLIAAMVSRYRIRKAG, translated from the coding sequence CTCGACATCGCCGAGGGCATCGGTTTCACGGGCATCATCATCGCCCTGGTGGCCCGGCTGCATCCGCTCGGCGTGATCGTGGCCGCCATATTGTTCGGCGCCCTCGTCAACGGGTCCACCGCCATGCAGTACGAGACCGGCATCCCGAAGGCACTGGTGTTCGTGATCGAGGGGACCACGCTGGCACTGGTCCTGATCGCGGCGATGGTGTCCCGATACCGGATCCGGAAGGCCGGCTGA